Below is a genomic region from Hevea brasiliensis isolate MT/VB/25A 57/8 chromosome 3, ASM3005281v1, whole genome shotgun sequence.
GTTCGATTTCTTAGTATAATTCTCAATAAAGAATCATAAATCgaatcaaaataataaatataaattttgtttGGTTGTTAGAATAACAGGTCTTTTTCTATTTTAATACAATTTAATACAAATTTTTTATTCAAATCCCCATAAATCACGAACAACtctattttcttctgcaaatgaAACATCTTCACATGCCCACATCATTAGCTATATTGAAAAATATGGGAGCACTATAGAAAGTCTTGCTATGTTAGAACCATCAGCAAATTCTTGTAAGACCCGATTTACTATAAACTCAAAATACAATATTAATAACTGAACTCACATGAAAAATAAATGATTCGTATATTTATATCTTGAATCCATAAGTTAATTTTTCATTGATCACAACCATCCTCCCACAAAGGCCCTTTTTCTTAAGGAAGCAACTACAGCAAGACCCACAAGAATCAAAGCAAAATTCATCTTGGAGCTAACTATGAGCTAATCTGACATGGGATTGGTCCATCAgacaataaatcaaaataataaGAAAGATTGATCTAAAAATCTTTAATTTCATATTACAGtaacttttataaaattaaagtaaagtttgataaattttatgaaagaaattaaaatttaatgaattttataaaaatactcataaaaataaGTAACCACATACTGTAATACAAGCTTGAATATTATCAATTTTCTTATTCTCTTACGGTaaatcaactcaactcaacaATGATTTAATTCCAAAGTTCAAACTGTGCGGAGTCTCCTAGTGGGGAAAAAAATTATTTCTCCATTCAAAAGTATTTCAAGTATCTTGCCTGCAAATCCCAATATTCTTTGGTTTGTTTCACCATCTCAGCCCGTTCGGCAACCATCCTCTCCTTCCAATACTCTTTGCACCTGCATGGTTTTTAGCAGTCAGAAATGATGAACTTTAATGGGGAATTTTAAACAGAACTGGAAAGCGGTTTTTTAATTGCTTTACCTTGTTTTCAATAGCAGATCTAGTTCCAACATGTGCACCGAATTAGCATATACTCCAGCCTGTGCAGGATATGAAAGAAACTTGATATAATATTAATTACATGACAGAAACTCAATTCATTTCAAAGAAGTACCTGGAACAATATAGACGGAAGATGAACATATATACTCATTCAGTTTGATGTTCAATTTTCAGGAAATGAGAATAAAATTGCAGGGTTAATTAAGACCATTAACCAAGTAATTTATGTGAAAATAAATggtaaattttagaaataaatgtgTCAAACTAAACCAAGTTAAGCGAATTTCGGTTATTTTTGCTATAATTAACGGTCAATTAGAAGGAAAATTGGACAGAGGGACTAAATTATAGGTTTAAACAAACCTTATGAATTGAATTATAATGTATCTTAAAAAGGAACTGATCATACTTCATATCTATCATCAAAGAAAAGGTAAAACATTTTTGCTTCAGTTCTCATCCCAAATAAGCATCTGTACATAATGATTTAGCTGGAACCCATCCAAGATTAGAGTGCAGGGATACAACTGTTGCAATATTTCCTAAACCTAAAAGCATCAAAATCCTGTCATTGTCTCTATTCCAAATACAGAATTATACGTTATAATTAATTCTCTGAACAAGAAAACAATAAACAATGTGAACTCTAATTAGTATTGGAAGGGAAAAAAAAGCTGTGAGCAGTGGCAACACACCAGATGCTGAGGGTAGAGGACTAGGTTCCTGGTGATCAAGTCTGGCCTTGAGCAACTGCAAGAGCCAGAGTGGAGACACACATGCATATGAAAGGATGTAAGAGAGGTAATCATCGGAAGTCCAAGAATGTAAATTGGAGACCATAAATAAGTCAAAAGGTAAGGAAAGAGACCCAAAGCATgatgaataagaaaaattttcACCAACTTATCCGTAATTACAAGGCCAAGCATTTGCAATCAAAGATGATAGATAGGAACCTGCTTGGAAGGATAatgcataattttcatatcacatTGGGTATATTTAATCTCCTTCTAAGCGTATAGGCATCTAAATTACATTCTAAGTGCTTTCTTCCATTACCACCAGCCAGGTATTTGGAAagccaaaattctgtttgcatCTTCCAAAGAGAGCAGGGATTGAATGCATATGCAAGATGGGAAGGGTTATACCCTTTATTATATAACTTAGCCATTATCACAAGAGGATGGTGAATGTCAAATTCACAATTAGAGAACTTCTTAATATAAAAATCCTGCATGATTCATGCAATACCTCTGATAGGATCTCCTTCCCAAACTCAAAATTCAGTTATGCAATATTATGTAAGCATAAATTCAGATGTATTTAATGTACTACCACAAAAATAAAAATTGCGCTATACATATTTATGTACAGAAAGGTGAAGCACATCATATAATCAGCCCAATTCGCATTGACGATGTACTAACCTCTCTGCAGACAGCACACTTTGCATCTGGAGTTGCAGCTTTAAGGCCTTGAAATATCAATACAGAAGCGGCTGAGCAAGCACAAGACTTGCAAAAAAGATGCCCACAGCTCAAGGCATATGGATTAAAAACCGTCTCCTGAGAGATAAtaaccaaaataaaataagaacatCAAatgttatattttctttttcttggaATGTACTAGATGTGATATTTTACCAAGCAAATGGCACAAGTTAGACTATATTCTAGCTTTGCAGAGTTTGGAAGCCTCAGCATTATGACAGGTTCTGTAGCATTGAGATCACAGAAAAAATGACCACAAAACTCACTAAATTCTCCACTATCTGATCcattaaaattcaaataaaaggcTCCCAACTCTATTAGCCAAGGTGAATGCAAAAGCTCTAGGTGCTCGGCCCGCATCTTAGATTTGAAATTCTTACCATTGACAGAGCTATGCACCTATATTAATGAACAGAAATTCTCAAAATTGTTTAAAACCAACAATGACAGCAATCTAAAATATTAGAAATGGATTAAATCAACACATACTTTATCGTATTTATTTAGGATTTTGTCAATAGCGGTTGCACTCATTGTAATATATTCAATCAACATCCAACCTTCTTCTACCATGGCTTGCTGATTATTTTTAAAGCACTGACGTAGTCTCAGTGCATATCTTTGCATTCCTCTAGCAACATGAAGATGGAGGAGATGTCTAACTCTGGAACTAAAGCATCCAGCTATATCTGAAGCTTCTTTCATCAGTTCAGTAAAGAACATTTGATCGCACACTACAAATTTCACAGAGCTTAATAACTTTGATCACACAAAAGCACAAGCTTCAAACAATTAGTaagatcaatatcaattatcaccaATATCACAAACTACAGTATTAGAATGTAACACTTCTTTGAAAATACTTTTTTGGTCAGTAGTTTGATTATGAGTATGGATTGTGCCTAATTGGCTGAGAAAAAGGCAATAACTTGGCAAATTTTGTATAGCAATCATGATTCCAATTACCAAAACCTATTGGTCCCACTAACTCTCTGCACAAAAGTTCAGAAATTGTAAATCCACACTAAACTAGTCCTTTCTGGTTGTCCACAACATGCACCATAAAAGCCCCAAAACTCAAGGAGTCCATTATAGCAAACATAGTTCTTTAACAGCTATTACAGATAAATCCAAAGATGCCAATGATTAGAAGTGGGGAACTTTTAACTTACATGGGCAAGATTGACATTGACACAATTGAGACAAAGTGGAATTGTCCTTATCTCCTTGATCTTGTTCACTTTGACAAGAATTATGCAATGCTTGACAAGTCCTACAGCTCTTTAGAACTTTCTTAAGTCTCTTGTATTCAACATGGGAGTATTTATCCAAAAGCCTCTCCTTATCTCCATGCAGATACTCCATGAAAGTCTCCTCAAACTTCATCCTCTCAAAATCTGATCAAATTCTGCTCTTCAACCAACAAAAGCAAATTGAAAAAAAGAAGACACCATAAACCCAATATCAAATAGGATAGAAATATTAAAAGGGTATGATTAAGGTCTCAGAAATTCCCCTACTTTACAAAGAAAACGTTGAATAGAAATGGGAATTAGTCAGACAGAAAGGCCGCAAGGGTTTTAGGCTAATGCCAACGTTAGAGTTCGTTTAAACCAGAGAGAGGCCCGCGCTATTCTCGGGAGTCGAGACAATTACCAAGAATGGCGAGTGGTGAGTGACGGGTGGGATGATGTGGCTTGCGCTGCATGCACTACACGTTTACAAGCTGTATTTCCGCTAGCTAGGGATAGAAATCGAGGCAAATTAtagtatattattaattaatatactctgctttaaaaaataatacattaaatatttattaaaaaataattaaattacaaatttataaaaataaattcacCTTGAGTGTCcggttttttttatttaatttcttaattatgcaatgaaaattaaaaagaaaataaagaaaaaaaaattatttttattatattattctaATTATCAGTTTTACCCTAAAGTTTAACAATTTTTTAGTCTGTAAAGAGGAAGAGTAGAAACTTTTGATAGTTAGCTAGATTATACGTGCTTCGGCATCTTTGCTCGGCAACCTATTAAAGGtccattgacaaaaaaaaaaaaaaaaagacaaaaatacCTATTAAGGGTCCATTCTTCATGCCATATTATCGCCTttgttaaataaaataataataataataattaattttacctTTATATTTATtagagaattttaatttaattaatttttaatttttttatcaaaattagtataaaaattttaataaattcaatctaacctaaaaattaaattttatggattaaatttgttcatttaaataaaaaaatcaagaaatttaattcCTTAAGTTTGgggttaaatttttttatttcttgattaaagtttaaaaattaagcaatttttaaattaaaatttataaattaatttagataaacaattaaaaataaattaaattaaacttttcaatattataacttaaaaaaaaaattgttgaataatgTAATTTTGGTTTTAAGGAAATATTGTACGGTACCCCTAAATAGCCTGCGTATGCAAATTTTAGCATACACTCAAAGCACTAAAATATAATGCTTTTTATAGACATATAATTATAGTTATTTTCTAAATTAATaagcaataaattttatattttgtgaGAGAGGAAGGATGTGTTCCATAAGCACATAATAATTTCTCTTGATTTTATGATCTTGTGTAGAATTATGATTTATTACTATATATAAATAACGGATTATACTATTTTTGATTTAACAATCAAAGTGGTAgatgtagaaaaaaaaaaattctagatcAATATGTAAGAGTCAATTGACTTTTTATTAGTAAAGTACATCATTTATTAAAAAAGAGAGTTTAATATCTAAATTAATAAGGagtcaattaaataaatatataaaaataattaaaaaaagggTTAATTGATCTCTCTTTTTATATGGTAAATCCGCCATTGAAAAACCTAAACTCAATAGAAGTATTTTCTTTTAAATCTAAATCGGTTAGACCCAATTATAATACTAAATTCATTATCGGGCAGGTTGCGATCCCTAGTTGTCTGATCAGCGAGCTGCACTTCAGCATGAGATAAGGAGGGTTACCAAAGCAATTGAGAGCGCTGCTAGCCTACTACCAGTGGTCTTGAAAAGGACAACTCGCCTGAGAATGGTTGGAAAAACGTGCACCCGCAATAGGCATCAACTTGTATATAACAGTTACTTATAAATTGAACATATGGAAAAATGAAAACATAGTTCTCGCGCCAGGTAGGGGTCGAACCTACGACTTTCTGCTTAGGAAACAGACGCTCTATCCACTGAGCTACAGGCGCTTTTGTTTTTGtatctatttataattttaaaattttgccaaTGTTGCCCATTTATTGTCCTCTTTCGTGGTTCATTTCTCGAGCAATATCCAGACCTAATGATTAGGTTGttattatttattatgaaatctaCAAAAAATGGAAGGTTTAATATATTTTACCAATTAAGGTTCTCGTTGTCCTTAATATCAAGACCCAATGGTTATGTTGttataatttattatgaaatctaGGAAGAAGGGGAGGTGATCAGAAGTCAGCTGGTACTGTTAGGACCTAATACAAGCATTAAGGGGAATCATTATATACATAAGAGCATTAAAAGATAGTGCTCATATCAAAATGTGATTATGTACGGTAAATAGTATACCTCATGTGATTATGTACGGTAAATAGTATACCTCGGCTTAAAACGCGTTGGTGTCTTGGTGCTACTGATGATAACTCTTAAATTGATTTTGAATGTCAATAATCATCGACTTTTGCGTCGCTTTGATTATAGTTTCCTGCTTTTTTAGGTTCTAAAGCAAGCACTTCTCTACTGCTGCTCACGCACATGAATCAGTTGGCATTTGGGACAATTGATGATTTGATTTGCTACAAGGTTTTCTCGACGAGGTAAGACATCTATATGTCTCAATGTTATATGAAAAAGATTTTGCTACTCGACAGATTTATGTATGTCAAATTCTCAAAACAAATTATACTTGTTGAACAATTTATGCAACTTTTAGTCTCTGTTGGGGTTGGAGCTAAAGTGTGTTATTTACTGATTTGATTAGTAGTTGAAATCGGTTTCATATCCCCAAACACACGCATATCCAACCAACCATTTCATTAAAAATCCATTAAATTAAAATCGGATAGTTACCTAGCCCTGCTTAGTTCGGACGCTGAAAGCATATATCACTCACACTACAAAACCATGTTCCAGACCCATTCTCCCAATCCCCAtactcattaaaaaaaaaaaaataataataaaaaataaacactTGCAGCTGTAAGCCACATCATAAAAACAAATCTCTTGAAAAACAAATGAGAAGCACTACATAAAAGAGCAAGAAAGAGGAGGCGCTATGAAACATCTGTGGACAGAGCAATACAATTCTTTTACAGGAATCCTGAGCCCAAAACTGTAAATTCAACCCACCATTTTACAAGGCCATCCCTGGAGATAATGACAAATAAAAAGGCAAAGAATTAAAT
It encodes:
- the LOC110664786 gene encoding probable E3 ubiquitin-protein ligase BAH1-like isoform X2, which produces MKFEETFMEYLHGDKERLLDKYSHVEYKRLKKVLKSCRTCQALHNSCQSEQDQGDKDNSTLSQLCQCQSCPYIAGCFSSRVRHLLHLHVARGMQRYALRLRQCFKNNQQAMVEEGWMLIEYITMSATAIDKILNKYDKVHSSVNGKNFKSKMRAEHLELLHSPWLIELGAFYLNFNGSDSGEFSEFCGHFFCDLNATEPVIMLRLPNSAKLEYSLTCAICLETVFNPYALSCGHLFCKSCACSAASVLIFQGLKAATPDAKCAVCREAGVYANSVHMLELDLLLKTRCKEYWKERMVAERAEMVKQTKEYWDLQARYLKYF
- the LOC110664786 gene encoding probable E3 ubiquitin-protein ligase BAH1-like isoform X3, coding for MKFEETFMEYLHGDKERLLDKYSHVEYKRLKKVLKSCRTCQALHNSCQSEQDQGDKDNSTLSQLCQCQSCPLCDQMFFTELMKEASDIAGCFSSRVRHLLHLHVARGMQRYALRLRQCFKNNQQAMVEEGWMLIEYITMSATAIDKILNKYDKVHSSVNGKNFKSKMRAEHLELLHSPWLIELGAFYLNFNGSDSGEFSEFCGHFFCDLNATEPVIMLRLPNSAKLEYSLTCAICLETVFNPYALSCGHLFCKSCACSAASVLIFQGLKAATPDAKCAVCRELLKARLDHQEPSPLPSASGWSIC
- the LOC110664786 gene encoding probable E3 ubiquitin-protein ligase BAH1-like isoform X1, with the protein product MKFEETFMEYLHGDKERLLDKYSHVEYKRLKKVLKSCRTCQALHNSCQSEQDQGDKDNSTLSQLCQCQSCPLCDQMFFTELMKEASDIAGCFSSRVRHLLHLHVARGMQRYALRLRQCFKNNQQAMVEEGWMLIEYITMSATAIDKILNKYDKVHSSVNGKNFKSKMRAEHLELLHSPWLIELGAFYLNFNGSDSGEFSEFCGHFFCDLNATEPVIMLRLPNSAKLEYSLTCAICLETVFNPYALSCGHLFCKSCACSAASVLIFQGLKAATPDAKCAVCREAGVYANSVHMLELDLLLKTRCKEYWKERMVAERAEMVKQTKEYWDLQARYLKYF